The proteins below are encoded in one region of Accipiter gentilis chromosome 12, bAccGen1.1, whole genome shotgun sequence:
- the LOC126045029 gene encoding C-X-C motif chemokine 2-like — translation MQLLAVALALALLLSNLVPGDGLSLESLLTNMRCKCIKSTAQAINLGLILAIDVTPPGIHCRRKEIILTLKKNKKVCVAPEAPWIQLLIHKLTQRNFTKKEGAARPWRAAEGWGGGVERWCRPPRRPPPPSFSQSLYQNK, via the exons ATGCAGCTGCTGGCGGTGGCgctggccctggccctgctccTCAGCAACTTGGTGCCGGGGGATG GTCTGTCGCTGGAGAGCCTGCTGACCAACATGAGGTGCAAGTGCATCAAATCGACCGCCCAGGCCATCAACTTGGGGCTGATCCTTGCCATCGATGTTACACCGCCAGGCATTCACTGCAGGAGGAAGGAGATCAT CCTCAccctgaagaaaaacaagaaggtgTGCGTGGCTCCCGAGGCACCCTGGATCCAGCTGCTCATCCACAAGCTGACCCAGAG GAACTTCACCAAAAAAGAAGGGGCGGCGCGGCCGTGGCGGGCAgcggaggggtggggtgggggagtggaGCGATGGTGCCGGCCCCCtcgcagacccccccccccatctttctcTCAGTCCCTGTACCAAAATAAATAA
- the CNOT6L gene encoding CCR4-NOT transcription complex subunit 6-like isoform X1 yields MIKECHWRRLTGMPKEKYDPPDPRRIYTIMSAEEVANGKKSHWAELEISGRVRSLSTSLWSLTHLTALHLNDNNLTRIPPDIAKLHNLVYLDLSSNKLRSLPAELGNMVSLRELLLNNNLLRVLPYELGRLFQLQTLGLKGNPLSQDILSLYQDPDGTRKLLNYMLDNLAVHPEQLPPRPWITLKERDQILPSASFTVMCYNVLCDKYATRQLYGYCPSWALNWEYRKKGIMEEIVNCDADIISLQEVETEQYFTLFLPALKERGYDGFFSPKSRAKIMSEQEKKHVDGCAIFFKTEKFTLVQKHTVEFNQVAMANSEGSEAMLNRVMTKDNIGVAVVLEVHKELFGASMKSLHVDKQLLIVANAHMHWDPEYSDVKLIQTMMFVSELKNILEKASSRPGSPTADPNSIPLVLCADLNSLPDSGVVEYLSNGIVADNHKDFKELRYNECLMNFSGNGKNGASEGRITHGFQLKSAYENNLMPYTNYTFDFKGVIDYIFYSNTHMNVLGVLGPLDPQWLVDNNITGCPHPHIPSDHFSLLTQLELHPPLLPLVNGVHLPNRR; encoded by the exons AGTGTCACTGGAGAAG ACTAACAGGGAtgccaaaggaaaaatatgatcCTCCAGATCCTCGCAGAATTTACACCATCATGTCAGCAGAAGAGGTAGCCAACGGGAAGAAGTCACACTGGGCTGAATTAGAGATCTCGG gtagAGTGCGGAGCTTAAGTACGTCACTTTGGTCGCTGACGCACTTGACTGCTCTGCACCTCAATGACAATAATCTTACTCGCATTCCACCTGATATTGCCAAGCTTCATAATCTGGTTTACCTGGATCTGTCATCCAACAAACTCAGAAGTTTACCAGCAGAACTAGGAAACATGGTGTCTCTCAG GgaattgcttttaaataacaATCTGTTACGGGTTTTGCCTTATGAACTTGGACGGCTCTTCCAGCTACAAACCCTAGGTTTGAAAG GCAATCCTTTATCACAAGATATTCTCAGCCTCTACCAGGATCCGGACGGAACTCGAAAGCTACTGAACTACATGCTTGACAATCTAGCAG ttcATCCAGAGCAGCTGCCTCCAAGGCCATGGATTACTTTAAAAGAACGAGACCAAATTCTGCCCTCAG cttcATTCACAGTTATGTGTTACAATGTGTTGTGTGATAAATATGCCACCCGGCAGCTCTATGGCTACTGCCCATCTTGGGCACTCAATTGGGAGTATAGAAAAAAGGGAATCATGGAAGAAATTGTCAACTGTGATGCAGATATCATTAGTCTTCAG GAAGTGGAAACAGAGCAATACTTCACCCTTTttctgccagccttgaaagaacGAGGATACGATGGATTCTTTTCTCCCAAGTCACGTGCCAAAATCATGTCTGAGCAGGAGAAAAAGCATGTGGATGGCTGTGCAATATTCTTCAAAACTGAAAA ATTTACACTGGTGCAGAAGCATACAGTGGAGTTCAACCAGGTGGCGATGGCTAACTCTGAAGGTTCAGAAGCTATGTTAAACAGAGTGATGACGAAGGACAACATCGGAGTTGCCGTGGTGTTAGAGGTGCACAAAGAATTATTTGGAGCAA GTATGAAATCGCTTCATGTGGacaaacagctgcttattgtggCCAATGCCCACATGCACTGGGACCCTGAATACTCGGATGTGAAACTCATTCAGACTATGATGTTTGTCTCAGAACTGAAAAATATCCTCGAGAAAGCCTCAAGCAGGCCAGGTAGCCCAACAGCAGATCCTAACTCTATCCCTCTGGTGCTGTGTGCAGATCTCAACTCACTGCCTGATTCAG GTGTAGTGGAATACTTAAGCAATGGCATAGTAGCTGACAACCACAAGGACTTCAAGGAGTTGCGTTATAACGAGTGTCTCATGAACTTCAGTGGCAATGGAAAAAACGGGGCTTCTGAAGGAAGAATTACGCATGGCTTCCAACTCAAGAGCGCCTACGAAAACAACTTGATGCCTTACACCAATTACACTTTTGATTTCAAA GGTGTGATTGACTACATTTTCTATTCCAACACTCACATGAACGTGCTTGGTGTCCTGGGGCCTTTGGACCCTCAGTGGCTGGTTGACAACAACATCACTGGGTGTCCACACCCTCACATCCCTTCAGACCACTTCTCACTGTTAACACAACTAGAACTCCATCCTCCGCTCCTGCCTCTTGTCAACGGTGTGCACTTGCCTAACAGGAGGTAG
- the CNOT6L gene encoding CCR4-NOT transcription complex subunit 6-like isoform X2, translating into MPKEKYDPPDPRRIYTIMSAEEVANGKKSHWAELEISGRVRSLSTSLWSLTHLTALHLNDNNLTRIPPDIAKLHNLVYLDLSSNKLRSLPAELGNMVSLRELLLNNNLLRVLPYELGRLFQLQTLGLKGNPLSQDILSLYQDPDGTRKLLNYMLDNLAVHPEQLPPRPWITLKERDQILPSASFTVMCYNVLCDKYATRQLYGYCPSWALNWEYRKKGIMEEIVNCDADIISLQEVETEQYFTLFLPALKERGYDGFFSPKSRAKIMSEQEKKHVDGCAIFFKTEKFTLVQKHTVEFNQVAMANSEGSEAMLNRVMTKDNIGVAVVLEVHKELFGASMKSLHVDKQLLIVANAHMHWDPEYSDVKLIQTMMFVSELKNILEKASSRPGSPTADPNSIPLVLCADLNSLPDSGVVEYLSNGIVADNHKDFKELRYNECLMNFSGNGKNGASEGRITHGFQLKSAYENNLMPYTNYTFDFKGVIDYIFYSNTHMNVLGVLGPLDPQWLVDNNITGCPHPHIPSDHFSLLTQLELHPPLLPLVNGVHLPNRR; encoded by the exons AtgccaaaggaaaaatatgatcCTCCAGATCCTCGCAGAATTTACACCATCATGTCAGCAGAAGAGGTAGCCAACGGGAAGAAGTCACACTGGGCTGAATTAGAGATCTCGG gtagAGTGCGGAGCTTAAGTACGTCACTTTGGTCGCTGACGCACTTGACTGCTCTGCACCTCAATGACAATAATCTTACTCGCATTCCACCTGATATTGCCAAGCTTCATAATCTGGTTTACCTGGATCTGTCATCCAACAAACTCAGAAGTTTACCAGCAGAACTAGGAAACATGGTGTCTCTCAG GgaattgcttttaaataacaATCTGTTACGGGTTTTGCCTTATGAACTTGGACGGCTCTTCCAGCTACAAACCCTAGGTTTGAAAG GCAATCCTTTATCACAAGATATTCTCAGCCTCTACCAGGATCCGGACGGAACTCGAAAGCTACTGAACTACATGCTTGACAATCTAGCAG ttcATCCAGAGCAGCTGCCTCCAAGGCCATGGATTACTTTAAAAGAACGAGACCAAATTCTGCCCTCAG cttcATTCACAGTTATGTGTTACAATGTGTTGTGTGATAAATATGCCACCCGGCAGCTCTATGGCTACTGCCCATCTTGGGCACTCAATTGGGAGTATAGAAAAAAGGGAATCATGGAAGAAATTGTCAACTGTGATGCAGATATCATTAGTCTTCAG GAAGTGGAAACAGAGCAATACTTCACCCTTTttctgccagccttgaaagaacGAGGATACGATGGATTCTTTTCTCCCAAGTCACGTGCCAAAATCATGTCTGAGCAGGAGAAAAAGCATGTGGATGGCTGTGCAATATTCTTCAAAACTGAAAA ATTTACACTGGTGCAGAAGCATACAGTGGAGTTCAACCAGGTGGCGATGGCTAACTCTGAAGGTTCAGAAGCTATGTTAAACAGAGTGATGACGAAGGACAACATCGGAGTTGCCGTGGTGTTAGAGGTGCACAAAGAATTATTTGGAGCAA GTATGAAATCGCTTCATGTGGacaaacagctgcttattgtggCCAATGCCCACATGCACTGGGACCCTGAATACTCGGATGTGAAACTCATTCAGACTATGATGTTTGTCTCAGAACTGAAAAATATCCTCGAGAAAGCCTCAAGCAGGCCAGGTAGCCCAACAGCAGATCCTAACTCTATCCCTCTGGTGCTGTGTGCAGATCTCAACTCACTGCCTGATTCAG GTGTAGTGGAATACTTAAGCAATGGCATAGTAGCTGACAACCACAAGGACTTCAAGGAGTTGCGTTATAACGAGTGTCTCATGAACTTCAGTGGCAATGGAAAAAACGGGGCTTCTGAAGGAAGAATTACGCATGGCTTCCAACTCAAGAGCGCCTACGAAAACAACTTGATGCCTTACACCAATTACACTTTTGATTTCAAA GGTGTGATTGACTACATTTTCTATTCCAACACTCACATGAACGTGCTTGGTGTCCTGGGGCCTTTGGACCCTCAGTGGCTGGTTGACAACAACATCACTGGGTGTCCACACCCTCACATCCCTTCAGACCACTTCTCACTGTTAACACAACTAGAACTCCATCCTCCGCTCCTGCCTCTTGTCAACGGTGTGCACTTGCCTAACAGGAGGTAG
- the LOC126045027 gene encoding interleukin-8-like: MRAPAGMGTGAPVLPWQQLLLLLMMMMMMMSHSAHTAILEVNGNLNCRCVKTTLDYISPKRYESIEIRPVGSTCRRTEIIIKLKTSGKVCVNPDAPWVKKLLKRIAGTELEDIAKSKRQVRDGAGVLQAAVRLLKPVKANKEI, from the exons ATGCGAGCGccggctgggatggggacaggagccCCCGTGCTCCcgtggcagcagctgctgctgctgcttatgatgatgatgatgatgatgtccCACTCAGCCCACACAG cCATCCTGGAGGTGAACGGAAACCTCAACTGTAGGTGCGTGAAGACAACTTTGGACTACATCAGTCCAAAGCGATACGAAAGCATTGAGATAAGACCTGTGGGAAGCACCTGCAGACGTACAGAAATCAT AATTAAACTAAAAACCTCAGGGAAAGTGTGCGTGAATCCTGACGCCCCTTGGGTGAAGAAACTGCTGAAGCGTATCGCTGGCAC ggagctggaggATATAGCCAAATCCAAGCGCCAGGTTCGTGATGGGGCTGGGGTTTTGCAGGCAGCTGTAAGGCTTTTGAAACCAGTAAAGGCCAATAAGGAAATATAG
- the LOC126044863 gene encoding alveolar macrophage chemotactic factor-like, with translation MAAWVTLLLGVLLVTHRPGDSALLEANGNLSCRCAKTTRGFISPRKYSSVEVWPVGSSCRRLEVVIRLKSLERVCVDPDAPWVKKLLQDLPNLRKKEPPHRGSCHRRDGQMCGA, from the exons ATGGCTGCGTGGGTGACCCTGCTCCTGGGGGTGCTGCTGGTGACCCACCGCCCCGGGGATTCAG CTCTTTTGGAAGCCAATGGTAACCTGAGCTGCCGCTGTGCTAAGACGACCAGGGGCTTCATCTCCCCGCGGAAATACAGCAGCGTCGAGGTCTGGCCGGTGGGGAGCAGCTGCCGGCGCCTCGAGGTGGT GATAAGGCTAAAAAGCCTAGAGAGGGTCTGCGTGGATCCTGATGCCCCTTGGGTGAAGAAACTCCTGCAGGACCTCCCCAACCT gaggaagaaagagcCTCCCCACAGAGGAAGCTGCCACCGACGGGACGGCCAGATGTGCGGGGCCTGA